In Leptolyngbya sp. NIES-2104, the genomic window CGCCGTTTGTGTAGGAATGACTAGCGCCTAAAATTCGAGGCGAGTCACCTGTAAGCAATCCGCAAATCCAAGATCAGACTGTGGACGTATTTAGTTATGGCACTGAGACAGAAAACATCTGGTGAGCGAGTCGGTAATTTAGTTCATAGACATGGTGAGGATGGTATGAACGCTCGGACTTTTTTAGACGGCAATACATCAAAATCAAAAGCAACGATCGGCGGACTTCCTACAGCAAGTCGCCGCCGTGCTGCAAAAGTCGATCGCTCTTCCAAGCTGTCTCAACGCCAAACGGTTTGGCTTGATCCCGCTGCTCAAGATCGTCTGCTCCGGCAACAATCTCTATCCGATGCTAAACAAGGAAATTATCTTGAGGCGATCGCGGGTTTAACGATTTTGATCGATCGCAATCCCGAAAATGCAACCGATTACAACAATCGCGGCTTGGTTCACTACCAATGTGGACATTTAGAAGCGGCGATCGAGGACTATAACGCAGCGATTTACCTGAATCCAAAATTAGCCAGTGCCTACAACAATCGAGCGAACTATTACGCGGCTCAAGGGCAGCTAATGGAAGCGATCGAGGATTATGAAATGGCGATCGATCTTGATCCGACAAACGTTCGCGCTTGGGTGAATCAGGGGATTACCTATCGCGATCTCGAAATGTACGGAGAAGCGATCGATAATTTTGAACACGCACTGCAAATCAAAGAATTACTATCCCCGAGTTTAGATGACAATCCTGCGCTAGAGGCTCACATCTACGGGGCGCGGGGTCGAGCGCATCATTTAGCCGGAGATTGGAATTATGCGATCGCGGATTATCGTCGGGCATTAGATCGGACTTCGGAGTCAGATATCACCGTCAAACGATTGCGATCGCAGGTGACACGATGGATGCAGGAATTGACGAATTAGAAATCTGTAAGAAATCTTTTCGCTCCCGTTTATCTCTCGCCCTGAAATGAATTTCGGGCTAACCGTAGAAAGTCTGCTGAAGTAGACTAAGAGCCATTTTCGGGTTCTTAGTCCTTGGCAAAGGACTTTCGCCGATTAGCCCGAAATTCCATTTCAGGGCGGGATTTGGCAACGAACAGAGAGTTTTCAAATATGCTCTTAAGTTGCCACACCAACCCGATCTTTGCCGGAATAATTTTCACGCCACCAACGATCGACAAATCTGTCCTTCTAATTCTCCTTCGCGGACTTGCATCGCCTCAATCGATCGCATCAAAATTTCGCGATTATCTGACCCTTGTTCGCTCAATTTAATCCAGCGTTGCGCCTCATTCCCTTCGCGCAGAATCTTCTTCACGGGCAACAGAAAACAGCTAAATCCTTGTTTTTTCGCAATCCCAAACATTTCTGCATAAAGCCGCTCAATCCAATCTCGCGCTAGAATCGTCTGCCCATCTTTCCAATGTCTCAGTTCAGCGTCAAGACTCGATCGAGACGCAGCAGCTTCATTTTCATCGGTAATCTCGACCAAATCCTCAGCGCTTAATTGACTCAGATGTAATGGATCGAGGCTTGGATCTTCAATGACTTGGTGCAATCGAGCCTCTAAAAGTGCAGTGATCGCTAAAAGCGCGATCGGGTCAGAAACTAAATCACAAATTCGCAATTCCAATCGATTCAAATTGTAGGGTCGTCGATCGCCGTTCGGACGCACCGAAGACCAGAGATGGCGAACATTCTGCATGGTGCCTTTCTCGATCTGCTCTTCTGTCCAGCGAATATAGTGACCATGACTCTCAAATAATGGAACGTGAGCAGGCGTTTTCGGAAACAGTCCCCAGCGGGTCGAATGATACCCGGTCATCTCACCATTAAACATCGGAGAAGCAGCACTTAAAGCCAAATATAAAGGCGCTTCCACTCGCACTAACCGACACGCCCGCATTAATATTTCTGGATCACTAATTCCAACATTAATGTGAACGCTGGCAGTCACAACTTTTGTACCGTAAGTATTCTCAATATAATCGTGATAGGGATTTGCAGGATCAGACCGCCAAAAGCGATCGCCCTGTCCTTTCAGCGGTAGCGTACTCCCTGGAATCAGCGTATAGTCCCCTTTCGACTTGAGAAATTGACGCAATTTTAGGCGCGGCGTGACTAAATCACACAGCGATCGCTCATACCGAAAACAAGGCGGAGTCGTATACTCAACATTGCGGCTATCCGGTTCACGCACAAACCCATCAAGCGCCGCCACAATCTGATCCGACAGTCCGACGATATCGCCTTGCGGTGTCCCGGTATAGACTTCAATTTCAAATCCTTTCGATAGCATAGTGACTCTCACTGTTGACTGTCGCCTTTTTCAGTATCTCGGAAAACCGAAGAGAAACGACTATCTGAAGAAGCGCGATCGCTAAAATCTCATAATTTTGTAAAATCCTGACGATGCAAGACTGCGCCAATTTTCGTGAGGTTATGTATATTGCAATAGCTTACGAATCGGGGAACCTGCATCTACCTTTGCTTGTCATCCCCCATAAGATACACCGCTTGCATTCACCACTCCCAGATGAGAGGACTTATGGTTCGCACCCGCAAAACATTTCTGATTCGCGCGATCGTTCCTGTTCAGTTAGGACTACTCGCACTCTGCGCCTTTAGCGCCCCCCTAATCACTCAGGCTCAGGTACCGAGTCAGCTTCCGACCCCGACCACGCCCGCACCGCCAGCGGTGACTTCGATTCTATACGTCAATCCCAACGCTGGGAGCGATCAAGCTACGGCGGGTAGAACCGATGCGGCACCGTTCCGCACGATCACATTTGCAATGCAGCAAGCGAATGCTGGAACTGTGATTCAACTAGCTCCTGGAAACTACACGCAGCAAAGCGGGGAACAATTCCCGATCGTGATGCAACCTGGCGTAATTTTGCGCGGCGACGAAAACAGCAAAGGCGCAAACGTCGTAATTCAAGGCAGTGGCGCTACTTCAAGTAAAACCTTTGGTCAACAAAATGCAGCCATTCGAGCCGCGAACGGCAGCGAAATTCGCGGAGTCACTGTCACGAATACGGTGACACGGGGTACCGGGATCTGGGTCGAAGACGTAGACTGCACCATCGCCAATAGTACTTTTACAAACAACAATCGCGAAGGTATTTTCGCAACCGGAAACTCAAACCCGATCGTGGCAGATAGCGTCTTTGTCAAAAATTCCGGTAACGGCATCTCAATTACCAGCGGTGCACGCGGTCTGATTCGGAACAATGTTTTTAATAACACTGGATTTGGACTAGCGCTCGGCGGCAATTCGATTCCCCGACTCGAAGGCAATCAAATCACTCAAAACACCGCAGGCATTTACATGAGTGGTTCGACTCGCCCGATCCTTCGCAACAATGTCATCACCGATAGTCAGGGCGATGGCATTGTGGCACGAGATAGTTCATTCCCCGATTTGGGAACAGCAGATAGCTTGGGAAATAATACGATTCGCAACAATGGTCGAGATGCCAAACTTAAAGGTGTCGATGTCAACAACATCACAAGCAACATCTTTCAAGCCGTTGGCAACAATATTGATCCAAAGAAAATCGCAGGTCGAATCAATTTCGTTGCGGGTGGAACCAATACGGCATTCTCAGATATTCAGGGACATTGGGCACAACAGTATATTCAAGCCTTAGCGTCTCAAGCGATTATCACAGGCTTCCCAGATGGCACCTTTAAGCCGAATGATCCGGTGACTCGTGCTCAGTTTGCGACGATCGTGGCAAAAGCCTTTTCTCCAGCTCCCCGAAATCCAGCCGTGAATTTCACAGATGTTCGGAGTAATTTCTGGGGCTTTGGAGCCATTCAAACCGCGTCTCGTGCTGGCTTTATGGCAGGTTTTCCTGGTGGTGTATTCCGCCCGGATCAGCGGATTCCGAAAGTTCAAGCCTTAGTTGCTCTGTCGAATGGGTTGCAGTATGGTGCAGGCAATGCGAGTGAGCTGTCTCGCTTCCAAGATGCGGCTTCGATTCCGAGTTGGGCGACAAGTCCGATCGCGGCTGCAACCCAGCGTCAAATTGTGGTGAACTACCCGACGGTCGGACAGCTTAATCCAGGTCGAGAAGCAACTCGTGCGGAAGTGGCAGCGTTTATCTATCAAGCGCTAGTGGCTCAAGGAAAAGCTCAGGCAATTCCGTCTCCTTACGTAGTAGGAGCGCGATAAGTTCGATTAGACCCGTTGGACGTGTCTAGCGGGTCTTTTGGTTGTCGATCCGAAATAGCCACACCATGAGCGCGACCAATCCAACTTGTAGGGCTAAATTTGGTACTGCGGTTTCTAAATCTCGTCCGACGATCGTTTGAGCAAAGAACACCAACGCTCCGATCGCGCCCGATCCACCAAAGGCAATGTAGATAAATTTTCTCAATCCCCGATAGGGTGCAGCGGCTTCGGCTTTGAGGCGGGCGTATTTTTCGGGGTCAGATTGTCGGAGGCGTTCAGATTGTTGGCTCATGGGAAGGATTAAAGTTTTCTCGATCGTGTCATGAGGCGGAATTTTGTGCAAATGATGTGATCGTGCGATCGAGAACTTGCTATACTGTCTAAGGCTTTCCCGCCGATGTAGCTCAGTTGGTAGAGCAGGTCATTCGTAATGATCAGGTCGCGTGTTCGAGTCACGTCATCGGCTTCCTCAGTAAATTGCTCTCTAGACAGCTTTGTCTGCATAGTCACGAAATCGATCGAGGTCTGCTCGAATATTGGACTGCACAAAGCGATCGACCATTGAATTGTTCATGATTTTCGCTAACAGTTCAGGAACTGCGTACGCGATCGTCATTTTGACAATGCTGCCTTCGGTTGCGCGATCATAAAATCGAATCGCGCCTCGATTAGGCAATCCGCTAACCGATTCCCACTGAATGATTTGATTCGGAATAATCTTTGTGAGTCGAGATTGCCAGCTAAATTGCAACCCGCCCGTACTGAGTGTCCAGCGCGAGAGTTCTGGCTGTTCTTCAGATATTTTCACCGAAGCAATCCAGTTCATCCAGTTTGGCATCTGTTCGAGATCTGACCACAGACCCCAAACTTTCTCGATCGATGCTTCCACTTCGACTTGTGCAGAATGTTCTAACCACTGAGACATTGAAATAAATCCAAGCAACGATGCCGACATAAGACAAAATGATAAAGCCCAATTGCATGGATGGTAGGCTCTGGCTCAAAGTTTGATGGCGATCGCTGCTTTTGTGTCAGGGATCGGTGGAATTATTTTCGGCGTGTGTTAATTGCGGGGGTTGCGATCGTTGAATTGTCGTCGATCGCAAAACATGTAGAGACACGATTAATCGCGTCTCTACGGTTACCGGGTGAACGCATCATTGATCGTTGGTTCAACCCGTCGCACGATCGATCACCGAACAAACCCGCCCAGATTGATTGCCCAAATTTACGCACTAATCGTCGCGGCTTCCTCTTTGTACATCAGTTCGCGCACCTTCACCATTGCCGCAACCAGACAATCCATCTCTTCACGGGTATGCAGCGCGTTCACGGTAATCCGAATTCGAGGCTTAGCAATAAACCAGATCGGAGACACCCAAATCCCCAATTCCATCAATTCTCGTGCATAAACCTTCGGATTTAGCTCGGTCGGAAGCAACACCGGAACCACATTCGTTTCCCCGATCGCTTCAAATCCCTGAGCCGCCAACCGCGATCGTAAATATCGCGTACTTTCCTGCAACCGCGACACCAATTCTGGATGTTGCTGCACCGTACGGAAACTCTGTAACGCCGCAGCGGTCAAAGGCGGAGCCAAAGAACAAGTTCCGATCGAAGTCGGTGAACAGTTCAATAATGGTTTTAATTCCGCCACATGCGTACTAATTGCCGCCCCCACCGATGCACCAAATTTCGCAAAAGTCGAAAGAATTAGCGGATTAATCCCCCGATCGATCGCGTCTTGCGGCTTCAGTCCGAAATGCTCGTAAATGCCGCGTCCCGTTGACCCGATCGCGCCTGTTGCGTGCGCTTCATCCATCACCAACGTACTATCCGGATAATTCGACAAAATTTCGATCATCTCCGGCAAGGGTGCAATGTCCCCGTCCATCGAAAACACCGCATCGGACACGACCATCACCCGATCGCCCGGATGCACATACCGCTTCAACTTCCGCGCCAAATCTTCCATGTCGCAGTGACGATACGCTTTCACCCGCACTCTCGGACTATAGCCGAACAATTTCCCCGATCGCGTCCCCGCATGGGCGAGTGCCGACACGATACAGCCGTGATTCAGCACATCGGTCATAATCAACGTTTCGCGAGTATGCTCGAATCCCGGAATCGGAATCGCCAAATGACAGAACGCATCCATCAATGCCTGCATTCCCATCCAGGCATTTAGAAACAGTTGCGTATGAGGAAGATGCTTGAATTTTGAAACTTCGTCTTCCAATTGACGGTGTAGATCAATGCGACCACTTAAAACGGAAGTCGAACTATTAGAAGTGCCGTACTGAAAAATTGAATCGATCGCGGCTTGTTTCACCGACTCGTTTTGGGTCAACCCCAGAACATCGTTTGTGCAAAAAGTAAGAACAGTGCGCCGCGTCCCCGTTTCAGCCTCCTCAATCTCCACCATATTCCCCTGGCGCTGATGACAGAGATACTCATCCGGGTCGAGTTCACTTTCATACCAACGCCGCACGTATTCCTTAACAACTTGCACAGTTTACTCCTCTCACCTGCTTGACGTTCGCAATTTGCTTCTGACTCAACAGTATATTTGCCGATGATGAATTTCGCTCATCAGAGCGGAATTTAGATCGGTTTGTCTCGAAAAAAAGACGTGTTAACAGCTTATCAGGACTCTTTGAAATCGAAAAAAAAAGCGATCGCACCCTCAGCACGATCGCTCTTTCCTCAGAGTTTGCCGCTCTTAGATTTCTGCGACTGCCCGTTCTACGAGACGACGAGCGAGCGTTTGCGTTCCCGTGTGCGTGTAGTACTTCACTGCCACGTCAAGGAATGCGCCAACATAATCAAGTTTATCCGCCGAAACATCGACGACACCGCGAACGCGATCGAGTAATGTCTGCTGCGTTAAATTCCGCGAAGATACGAAATCGCCCATCCAGCCTTTCACCGAATCAAAGCTCTGACCGATAAAGTTCAACTGTCCAGCCGAATCGCCTCCCGGAATCAACGGTTTGACGCTCTTGAACGACTGATTTTTCTCTAATTCCTGTGGAGTGGTTTGGCTAATTGTCGATAAGCCTTTCTGAATAAAATCGCCGCCCAATGGAATCAATCCATCAAAGCTGACCAATGCTGCCATCCGCATCAACGATTCGCCGCTGTAG contains:
- the gshA gene encoding glutamate--cysteine ligase gives rise to the protein MLSKGFEIEVYTGTPQGDIVGLSDQIVAALDGFVREPDSRNVEYTTPPCFRYERSLCDLVTPRLKLRQFLKSKGDYTLIPGSTLPLKGQGDRFWRSDPANPYHDYIENTYGTKVVTASVHINVGISDPEILMRACRLVRVEAPLYLALSAASPMFNGEMTGYHSTRWGLFPKTPAHVPLFESHGHYIRWTEEQIEKGTMQNVRHLWSSVRPNGDRRPYNLNRLELRICDLVSDPIALLAITALLEARLHQVIEDPSLDPLHLSQLSAEDLVEITDENEAAASRSSLDAELRHWKDGQTILARDWIERLYAEMFGIAKKQGFSCFLLPVKKILREGNEAQRWIKLSEQGSDNREILMRSIEAMQVREGELEGQICRSLVA
- a CDS encoding DUF3493 domain-containing protein, translated to MSQQSERLRQSDPEKYARLKAEAAAPYRGLRKFIYIAFGGSGAIGALVFFAQTIVGRDLETAVPNLALQVGLVALMVWLFRIDNQKTR
- a CDS encoding tetratricopeptide repeat protein codes for the protein MNARTFLDGNTSKSKATIGGLPTASRRRAAKVDRSSKLSQRQTVWLDPAAQDRLLRQQSLSDAKQGNYLEAIAGLTILIDRNPENATDYNNRGLVHYQCGHLEAAIEDYNAAIYLNPKLASAYNNRANYYAAQGQLMEAIEDYEMAIDLDPTNVRAWVNQGITYRDLEMYGEAIDNFEHALQIKELLSPSLDDNPALEAHIYGARGRAHHLAGDWNYAIADYRRALDRTSESDITVKRLRSQVTRWMQELTN
- a CDS encoding DUF1565 domain-containing protein, coding for MVRTRKTFLIRAIVPVQLGLLALCAFSAPLITQAQVPSQLPTPTTPAPPAVTSILYVNPNAGSDQATAGRTDAAPFRTITFAMQQANAGTVIQLAPGNYTQQSGEQFPIVMQPGVILRGDENSKGANVVIQGSGATSSKTFGQQNAAIRAANGSEIRGVTVTNTVTRGTGIWVEDVDCTIANSTFTNNNREGIFATGNSNPIVADSVFVKNSGNGISITSGARGLIRNNVFNNTGFGLALGGNSIPRLEGNQITQNTAGIYMSGSTRPILRNNVITDSQGDGIVARDSSFPDLGTADSLGNNTIRNNGRDAKLKGVDVNNITSNIFQAVGNNIDPKKIAGRINFVAGGTNTAFSDIQGHWAQQYIQALASQAIITGFPDGTFKPNDPVTRAQFATIVAKAFSPAPRNPAVNFTDVRSNFWGFGAIQTASRAGFMAGFPGGVFRPDQRIPKVQALVALSNGLQYGAGNASELSRFQDAASIPSWATSPIAAATQRQIVVNYPTVGQLNPGREATRAEVAAFIYQALVAQGKAQAIPSPYVVGAR
- a CDS encoding SRPBCC family protein; translation: MSQWLEHSAQVEVEASIEKVWGLWSDLEQMPNWMNWIASVKISEEQPELSRWTLSTGGLQFSWQSRLTKIIPNQIIQWESVSGLPNRGAIRFYDRATEGSIVKMTIAYAVPELLAKIMNNSMVDRFVQSNIRADLDRFRDYADKAV
- a CDS encoding pyridoxal phosphate-dependent aminotransferase family protein — translated: MQVVKEYVRRWYESELDPDEYLCHQRQGNMVEIEEAETGTRRTVLTFCTNDVLGLTQNESVKQAAIDSIFQYGTSNSSTSVLSGRIDLHRQLEDEVSKFKHLPHTQLFLNAWMGMQALMDAFCHLAIPIPGFEHTRETLIMTDVLNHGCIVSALAHAGTRSGKLFGYSPRVRVKAYRHCDMEDLARKLKRYVHPGDRVMVVSDAVFSMDGDIAPLPEMIEILSNYPDSTLVMDEAHATGAIGSTGRGIYEHFGLKPQDAIDRGINPLILSTFAKFGASVGAAISTHVAELKPLLNCSPTSIGTCSLAPPLTAAALQSFRTVQQHPELVSRLQESTRYLRSRLAAQGFEAIGETNVVPVLLPTELNPKVYARELMELGIWVSPIWFIAKPRIRITVNALHTREEMDCLVAAMVKVRELMYKEEAATISA